Sequence from the Terriglobia bacterium genome:
GAGCGCACTCATCACTGGAATCACGGGGCAAGACGGCTCATATCTGACGGAGCTGCTTCTCAATAAGGGCTACACGGTTTATGGAATGATCCGGCGGTCCAGCTCCTTCAACACCGAACGCATCGACCATATTTATCAGGACC
This genomic interval carries:
- a CDS encoding GDP-mannose 4,6-dehydratase, which translates into the protein MKSALITGITGQDGSYLTELLLNKGYTVYGMIRRSSSFNTERIDHIYQDPHDPNPKLRLVYGDLNDASSLNKIIRTVQPSEIYHL